From Ptychodera flava strain L36383 chromosome 2, AS_Pfla_20210202, whole genome shotgun sequence, the proteins below share one genomic window:
- the LOC139122462 gene encoding low affinity immunoglobulin epsilon Fc receptor-like, whose translation MIAIAWCIKSSVNKTLPFAPYQQKAAEFCSTLSIQPGGPPGRLASLRTLAIDNAIRGHITSNGMDTSSCIPKYGFWIGLRDGATEGEYFWSDGGALCPFDFRNWAPGEPNNNTKKNTQDGQDCVQLWFRFGHGGLWDDEYCDLRPKGIVCEIPDPFCHSLP comes from the exons ATGATTGCAATTGCATGGTGTATAAAGTCTTCTGTCAACAAGACACTACCGTTCGCCCCATACCAACAGAAAGCGGCTGAGTTTTGCAGCACCCTTTCCATACAGCCTGGTGGACCACCAGGTCGCCTTGCATCATTGCGTACTCTAGCTATCGATAATGCCATCAGAGGCCACATCACCAGCAATGGTATGGATACAAGTTCTTGCATTCCCAAATACGGGTTCTGGATTGGTCTTAGAGACGGCGCGACGGAGGGTGAATACTTCTGGAGTGATGGAGGAGCATTGTGCCCCTTTGACTTCCGCAACTGGGCACCAGGCGAgccaaacaacaatacaaagaaAAACACACAAGATGGGCAAGATTGTGTACAACTTTG GTTCAGGTTCGGTCACGGCGGTCTGTGGGACGATGAATACTGTGACCTCCGACCAAAGGGCATTGTCTGTGAAATTCCAG ATCCCTTTTGTCATTCCCTGCCATAG